In a single window of the Salmo trutta chromosome 21, fSalTru1.1, whole genome shotgun sequence genome:
- the LOC115157759 gene encoding transmembrane protein 125-like, translated as MAEMEEFSPMSPRRTPRRTPRVLRLDPALLQRRVLEDQVELWWFREPRRSLLCYCISVSLVLGLGLGGVGLLSTTTSLSGEWRLGVGTMLCLLALAVLLKQLLSSAVQDMNCVRSRRRIELMKSGGRADPVVILFTGMALALCGGVLLYMSLASGHHGPEQRHRDMFLSGVVLLWVGGTTGLAVAGYLLVVHLQQRRERRMLQRRRRGGRGLRDRAVRVFTVSSSRTSLI; from the coding sequence ATGGCTGAGATGGAGGAGTTCTCCCCCATGTCCCCGCGGCGCACCCCACGCCGGACCCCCCGTGTGCTGCGCCTGGACCCGGCCCTGCTCCAGAGGCGCGTGTTGGAGGACCAGGTGGAACTGTGGTGGTTCCGCGAGCCGCGGCGCTCCCTGCTCTGCTACTGCATCTCAGTGAGCCTTGTCCTGGGCTTGGGGCTGGGAGGAGTAggcctcctctccaccaccaccagcctgtcCGGGGAGTGGCGCCTAGGAGTGGGCACCATGCTCTGCCTCCTAGCTCTGGCTGTCCTCCTCAAACAGCTCCTAAGCTCCGCCGTCCAGGATATGAATTGCGTTCGCAGCCGGAGGCGGATAGAGTTAATGAAGAGCGGTGGGCGGGCGGACCCGGTGGTCATCCTTTTCACCGGGATGGCTTTGGCACTCTGCGGAGGGGTCCTACTCTACATGTCGCTGGCCAGCGGGCACCATGGGCCCGAGCAGCGCCACAGGGATATGTTCCTGTCCGGGGTGGTGCTACTGTGGGTAGGGGGCACCACCGGGTTGGCGGTGGCTGGGTACTTGCTGGTAGtgcacctccagcagaggagagagaggaggatgttgCAGAGgcggaggaggggaggaagagggttgCGGGACAGGGCAGTCAGGGTGTTTACAGTCTCCTCTAGTAGAACTAGCCTCATCTGA